The genomic region TCCGCCTGTTGCAACTGTCGGCGGTCGAGCTGGAGGCGGAGCTGGCGAGCGCGGTGGAAAGCAATCCGCTGCTGGACTGGACCGAACCGGCCGCGCCGGAACCCGACGCCTCCGGCGAACCC from Salifodinibacter halophilus harbors:
- a CDS encoding RNA polymerase factor sigma-54; the protein is RLLQLSAVELEAELASAVESNPLLDWTEPAAPEPDASGEPVHASSVTSASSSEDGAGPGGDGPNSDATPEPEWTMDDGETW